Proteins encoded by one window of Rubinisphaera margarita:
- a CDS encoding DUF1588 domain-containing protein: MRYLIALLLAGGLPAAPLRGEVPSNVTRFVENHCLDCHSGPESESGFNLDSLGFRLDDARLHREWAKALDRVRRGEMPPEDYDRPEADEIKLFVDVLRSLLVEAERKRYAAEGRATVRRLSRDEHINALRQLLHLPGLSAGEKLPPDGLSDGFGKSSFDLPFSHIQIDRYLEVADEAVRAAMASQRNQPATKKSQVWISEIRGETVKQSYGNANGQPTLILSKQSPFLYGSLKSGSGMPIRGRMVDDTFDSWPGDFSTRTPGYVLDEAPFIDAVGVLGHDTNAIGGDFKATQDGRYRIRVGAFSFQANHGRVETNDRTEVVAFYSDTRLLGHVDVTPQADVHEIEVWLNAGETVSVSAASLPLWRIEPKDKKTNLRYPVVNVPAVAFQGFEMEGPFVDLWPPASHRRLFGDLEMQPLEKRDDSGRDYEVISKAPEADANRLLTSFMADAYRREITPTDLTIPLQMFRHRLSEGASFQEAILSAYAAVLSSPHFVLVPMEPGPLPPHRLADRLALFLWNSPSDAELRNNVAAASAKEFHEIVDGMIDDSRAEQFVHHFTDHWLDLRNIGTTEPDENLYSGFSTWLMESMIKETRAFVLAMLRDNLPARSVFDSEIVFTNGALAELYEIEGVKGGEIQRVRLPSQSLRGGLVTQASLLKVSANGTTTSPVVRGVYVMDRLLGDPPPPPPEAVAAVEPDLSGATTIRELMAAHREDASCAACHRKIDPPGFALESFDVMGRYRERYHSLDKGELVAGLNRRAKPLQYKLGLPVDSAGELTGQPFANIEDFRRLVLKDERAIARNLLERLTVYATGAPIGVSDREEIEAILDQTAADGFGLRSMIHGLIQSPLFMSK, encoded by the coding sequence GTGAGATATTTGATTGCTCTTTTGCTCGCAGGAGGACTTCCTGCAGCGCCGTTGCGCGGCGAAGTCCCCTCAAACGTTACGAGATTCGTTGAGAATCATTGCCTTGATTGCCACAGCGGCCCAGAGTCCGAATCCGGATTCAATCTGGATTCGCTGGGATTTCGACTCGACGACGCCCGTCTCCACAGAGAGTGGGCCAAAGCTTTGGATCGTGTTCGCCGTGGAGAAATGCCACCGGAAGATTACGATCGGCCGGAAGCCGATGAAATCAAATTGTTCGTCGATGTGCTCCGGTCTCTATTGGTCGAGGCGGAACGGAAGCGATACGCCGCCGAAGGAAGAGCCACTGTTCGGCGTCTCAGTCGTGATGAGCACATTAATGCGCTAAGGCAATTGCTCCATCTGCCTGGATTGAGTGCGGGCGAGAAACTGCCTCCCGATGGGCTGTCAGATGGATTCGGCAAGTCGTCCTTTGACTTGCCATTCTCGCACATCCAGATCGACCGTTACCTGGAAGTTGCCGACGAAGCCGTTCGCGCTGCAATGGCCTCTCAGCGGAACCAGCCAGCCACGAAGAAATCGCAGGTTTGGATATCAGAGATCAGAGGTGAAACCGTCAAACAGAGTTACGGCAATGCAAACGGCCAGCCCACACTGATCCTCAGCAAACAGTCTCCGTTCCTTTACGGAAGCCTCAAGAGCGGCAGCGGGATGCCCATTCGGGGCCGCATGGTTGACGACACGTTCGATAGCTGGCCCGGCGACTTCTCGACGAGGACTCCTGGCTACGTTCTCGATGAGGCTCCGTTCATCGACGCGGTCGGCGTCTTGGGACATGACACCAACGCTATCGGTGGCGACTTCAAGGCCACTCAAGACGGGCGGTATCGCATCCGTGTCGGTGCATTTTCGTTTCAGGCGAATCACGGGAGAGTGGAGACAAACGACCGGACGGAGGTCGTGGCGTTTTACAGCGATACTCGATTGCTGGGGCATGTGGACGTCACCCCGCAAGCGGATGTGCATGAGATCGAAGTCTGGTTGAACGCTGGTGAGACCGTCAGTGTGAGTGCTGCGTCGCTGCCCTTGTGGAGGATTGAACCTAAGGACAAAAAAACAAACTTGCGGTATCCCGTGGTCAATGTTCCGGCTGTAGCTTTTCAGGGATTCGAAATGGAAGGCCCATTCGTTGATCTATGGCCGCCGGCGAGTCATCGACGTTTGTTTGGCGATCTAGAAATGCAACCGTTGGAGAAACGGGATGATTCCGGCCGCGACTATGAGGTTATTTCAAAGGCTCCCGAAGCCGATGCCAATCGATTGCTTACTTCATTCATGGCGGACGCCTATCGTCGTGAGATCACACCAACCGATCTCACGATTCCCCTGCAGATGTTTCGACATCGATTATCAGAAGGGGCATCGTTCCAAGAAGCGATCCTCTCTGCTTATGCTGCCGTGCTGAGTTCACCGCATTTCGTTTTGGTGCCGATGGAACCGGGGCCCTTGCCTCCCCATCGGTTGGCGGATCGCCTGGCCCTGTTCTTGTGGAATTCACCATCGGACGCGGAGTTAAGAAATAACGTCGCTGCAGCGTCCGCGAAGGAATTTCATGAGATCGTCGACGGGATGATCGATGATTCCCGTGCCGAGCAATTCGTCCATCACTTCACCGATCATTGGCTTGACCTGCGAAATATCGGGACGACGGAACCTGATGAGAATCTTTACAGCGGATTCTCGACCTGGCTGATGGAGTCGATGATTAAGGAAACACGCGCCTTTGTCCTGGCGATGCTGCGTGACAATCTCCCGGCTCGCAGCGTATTTGATTCTGAGATTGTCTTCACAAACGGTGCACTCGCGGAACTTTATGAAATTGAAGGGGTGAAAGGGGGCGAGATTCAGCGGGTCAGGCTCCCCAGCCAATCCTTGCGTGGTGGACTTGTTACCCAGGCGAGCTTGTTGAAGGTCAGCGCGAATGGCACAACGACATCGCCCGTAGTGCGAGGTGTCTACGTCATGGATCGTCTGTTGGGCGATCCTCCCCCGCCACCTCCGGAAGCCGTTGCGGCAGTCGAGCCGGACTTGAGTGGCGCGACCACGATCCGCGAGTTAATGGCCGCTCACCGTGAGGATGCGTCGTGCGCTGCATGTCATCGGAAGATTGATCCACCCGGTTTTGCACTCGAGTCATTCGACGTGATGGGGCGTTATCGCGAGCGTTACCATTCGCTGGATAAAGGCGAATTGGTAGCGGGGCTTAATCGCCGGGCGAAGCCACTTCAGTACAAGCTTGGGTTGCCAGTTGACAGCGCCGGTGAGTTGACAGGTCAACCATTTGCGAACATCGAAGATTTTCGACGCCTGGTCTTGAAGGATGAACGGGCGATTGCTCGCAATCTTTTAGAACGCCTGACGGTCTACGCCACCGGTGCTCCGATCGGCGTCTCTGACCGGGAAGAGATCGAAGCCATCCTTGACCAGACGGCAGCGGATGGCTTTGGATTGCGATCAATGATTCATGGATTGATTCAAAGCCCGTTGTTCATGAGCAAGTAG